A genomic region of Streptomyces sp. R33 contains the following coding sequences:
- a CDS encoding S8 family serine peptidase, whose protein sequence is MAHLGPGRRRIAVPVGLALTASLAFLPSVAASAAPLGNTAGTAAAAKPDTTGPKLSYVANLNTYATVKAAQKAIERAGGTVVTSYEQIGVVVAHSQNPDFAKQLRAQRGLFVSVGATRTAPLQPVQTTEEGTTQKLSTADAAKAASAATDGQEPLEPNQWDLRAIKADQAHKINDGSRDVTVGVIDTGVDDTHPDLAANFSKGQSANCVGGVADTTEGAWRPYADGSDHGTHVAGTIAAARNGVGISGVAPGVQVAAIKVSEPGTSLFFTEAVVCGFMFAAEKGIEVTNNSYYVDPWLYNCKADDDQKALVEALGRATKYAERKGVLSVASAGNSNHDLASNAIVDDTSPDDGTPVPRTIDPHVCLDLPTQLPGVVTVSATGDKGFKSYYSSYGLGVVDVAAPGGDKWQVPATPDANGRVLSTLPGGGYGYKQGTSMAGPHVAGVAALLKSAHPSATPSQLQAMLKAQATKAACPEKVYDATGALVDAATCQSKWGQTGYYGYGVVDALKAVK, encoded by the coding sequence ATGGCTCATCTGGGACCTGGCCGCCGGCGCATTGCCGTACCGGTCGGCCTGGCGCTCACCGCCTCGCTCGCCTTCCTGCCCTCGGTCGCGGCCTCCGCCGCCCCGCTGGGCAATACGGCGGGTACGGCGGCCGCGGCGAAGCCCGACACCACCGGCCCCAAGCTGTCGTACGTCGCGAACCTGAACACGTACGCCACGGTGAAGGCCGCGCAGAAGGCCATCGAGCGGGCCGGCGGAACGGTGGTGACGTCCTATGAGCAGATCGGGGTCGTCGTCGCACACTCCCAGAACCCGGACTTCGCCAAGCAGCTGCGTGCGCAGCGCGGCCTGTTCGTGTCGGTCGGTGCCACCCGGACGGCCCCCCTCCAGCCGGTGCAGACCACCGAGGAGGGCACGACGCAGAAGCTGAGCACCGCGGACGCCGCAAAGGCGGCATCGGCCGCTACGGACGGTCAGGAGCCGCTGGAGCCCAACCAGTGGGACCTGCGGGCGATCAAGGCCGACCAGGCGCACAAGATCAACGATGGCAGCCGGGACGTCACGGTGGGCGTCATCGACACGGGTGTCGACGACACCCACCCGGATCTCGCGGCGAACTTCTCCAAGGGCCAGTCGGCCAACTGCGTCGGCGGCGTCGCGGACACCACCGAGGGCGCGTGGCGCCCGTACGCCGACGGCAGCGACCACGGCACGCACGTGGCCGGCACCATCGCGGCCGCGCGCAACGGCGTCGGCATCTCGGGCGTCGCGCCGGGCGTGCAGGTCGCCGCGATCAAGGTGAGCGAGCCGGGCACCAGCCTGTTCTTCACCGAGGCGGTCGTCTGCGGCTTCATGTTCGCCGCCGAGAAGGGGATCGAGGTGACCAACAACAGCTACTACGTCGACCCGTGGCTCTACAACTGCAAGGCGGACGACGACCAGAAGGCGCTGGTGGAGGCCCTCGGCCGGGCGACGAAGTACGCCGAGCGCAAGGGCGTGCTCAGCGTGGCCTCGGCCGGCAACTCGAACCACGACCTGGCGTCGAACGCGATCGTCGACGACACGAGCCCGGACGACGGCACCCCGGTCCCGCGCACGATCGACCCGCACGTCTGCCTGGACCTGCCCACCCAGCTCCCGGGTGTGGTCACGGTGAGCGCGACCGGCGACAAGGGCTTCAAGTCGTACTACTCCAGCTACGGGCTGGGCGTGGTCGACGTCGCCGCCCCCGGCGGCGACAAGTGGCAGGTCCCGGCCACGCCGGACGCCAACGGCCGTGTGCTGTCCACCCTGCCGGGCGGCGGCTACGGCTACAAGCAGGGCACCTCGATGGCCGGACCGCACGTCGCGGGCGTGGCGGCGCTGCTCAAGAGCGCGCACCCGTCGGCCACGCCGTCGCAGCTCCAGGCCATGCTGAAGGCCCAGGCCACGAAGGCGGCCTGCCCGGAGAAGGTCTACGACGCGACGGGCGCGCTGGTCGACGCCGCCACCTGCCAGAGCAAGTGGGGCCAGACCGGCTACTACGGCTACGGCGTGGTGGACGCGCTGAAGGCCGTGAAGTAG
- a CDS encoding cation acetate symporter, protein MRDTLALRLAANTAAGATEHRPLIITLFGLFVVATLIITIWAGRQTKGAADFYAGGRQFTGFQNGLAISGDYMSAASFLGIAGAIALFGYDGFLYSIGFLVAWLVALLLVAEPLRNSGRYTMGDVLAFRMRQRPVRTAAGTSTIVVSIFYLLAQMAGAGVLVSLLLGITSDGGKVAVVALVGVLMILYVTIGGMKGTTWVQMIKAVLLIAGALLITFLVLLKFNFNISDLLGKAAENSGQGTKFLEPGLKYGKDATTKLDFISLGIALVLGTAGLPHILIRFYTVPTAKAARKSVNWAIGIIGAFYLMTIALGFGAAALLKRTDIIASNKAGNTAAPLVAQELGGGAGSTGGAVLLAVISAVAFATILAVVAGLTLASSSSFAHDLYVNVIRKGKATEQEEVRAARWSTVVIGAVAIGLGALARDLNVAGLVALAFAVAASANLPTILYSLFWKRFSTRGALWSIYGGLVSAVVLVLFSPVVSGKPTSMFKDADFYWFPLENPGIVSIPLGFLLGWLGTVLSKEKADPQKFAELEVRSLTGTGAH, encoded by the coding sequence ATGAGAGACACCCTCGCCCTCCGGCTCGCGGCGAACACCGCCGCCGGGGCCACCGAGCACCGGCCGCTGATCATCACCCTGTTCGGGCTGTTCGTCGTCGCCACCCTCATCATCACCATCTGGGCCGGCCGCCAGACCAAGGGCGCCGCCGACTTCTACGCGGGCGGCCGCCAGTTCACCGGCTTCCAGAACGGCCTCGCCATCTCCGGCGACTACATGTCCGCCGCGTCGTTCCTCGGCATCGCCGGCGCCATCGCGCTCTTCGGCTACGACGGCTTCCTCTACTCCATCGGCTTCCTCGTGGCCTGGCTGGTCGCCCTGCTGCTCGTCGCCGAGCCGCTGCGCAACTCCGGCCGCTACACGATGGGCGACGTCCTCGCGTTCCGGATGCGCCAGCGGCCCGTCCGCACCGCCGCCGGCACCTCGACCATCGTCGTCTCGATCTTCTACCTGCTCGCCCAGATGGCCGGCGCCGGCGTGCTCGTCTCGCTGCTCCTCGGCATCACCAGCGACGGAGGCAAGGTCGCCGTCGTCGCGCTGGTCGGCGTACTGATGATCCTCTACGTCACGATCGGCGGCATGAAGGGCACCACCTGGGTCCAGATGATCAAGGCCGTGCTGCTCATCGCAGGCGCCCTGCTCATCACCTTCCTGGTGCTGCTGAAGTTCAACTTCAACATCTCCGACCTGCTGGGCAAGGCGGCCGAGAACAGCGGCCAGGGCACCAAGTTCCTGGAGCCCGGTCTCAAGTACGGCAAGGACGCGACGACGAAGCTGGACTTCATCTCGCTCGGCATCGCCCTGGTCCTCGGCACCGCCGGCCTGCCGCACATCCTGATCCGCTTCTACACGGTTCCCACGGCCAAGGCCGCCCGCAAGTCCGTGAACTGGGCCATCGGCATCATCGGCGCCTTCTACCTGATGACCATCGCCCTCGGCTTCGGCGCCGCAGCCCTGCTCAAGCGCACCGACATCATCGCCTCCAACAAGGCCGGAAACACCGCGGCCCCGCTGGTCGCCCAGGAACTCGGCGGCGGCGCGGGCTCCACCGGCGGCGCCGTCCTGCTCGCCGTGATCTCCGCGGTCGCGTTCGCCACCATCCTCGCGGTGGTGGCCGGGCTCACCCTCGCCTCCTCCTCGTCCTTCGCCCACGACCTGTACGTGAACGTCATCCGCAAGGGCAAGGCCACCGAACAGGAGGAGGTCCGGGCCGCCCGCTGGTCCACGGTCGTGATCGGCGCCGTCGCCATCGGCCTCGGGGCCCTGGCCCGCGACCTCAACGTCGCCGGCCTCGTCGCCCTCGCCTTCGCGGTCGCCGCCTCCGCCAATCTGCCGACCATCCTGTACAGCCTCTTCTGGAAGCGGTTCAGCACCCGGGGTGCGCTCTGGTCGATCTACGGCGGCCTCGTCTCCGCGGTCGTCCTGGTGCTCTTCTCGCCGGTCGTCTCCGGAAAGCCCACCTCGATGTTCAAGGACGCCGACTTCTACTGGTTCCCCCTGGAGAACCCGGGCATCGTCTCCATCCCGCTCGGCTTCCTGCTGGGCTGGCTGGGAACCGTCCTGTCGAAGGAGAAGGCCGACCCCCAGAAGTTCGCGGAACTCGAGGTGCGCTCCCTTACCGGAACGGGCGCGCACTGA
- a CDS encoding DUF485 domain-containing protein: protein MTTEAAPPHGSAGTPTASPTAEEFTAVQQSAEFAELRSSYRSFAFPLTVAFIAWYLLYVLLSSYAGGFMGTKLFGNINVALVLGLAQFATTFLIAWLYSRHAASKLDPKGAAIKARMEAGE from the coding sequence GTGACCACCGAAGCAGCGCCGCCGCACGGCAGCGCGGGAACACCCACGGCGAGTCCCACGGCCGAAGAGTTCACAGCCGTCCAGCAGAGCGCCGAATTCGCCGAACTGCGCAGTTCCTACCGCTCTTTCGCCTTCCCGCTCACCGTGGCCTTCATCGCCTGGTACCTGCTCTACGTCCTGCTGTCCAGCTACGCCGGCGGCTTCATGGGGACCAAGCTCTTCGGCAACATCAACGTCGCCCTCGTGCTCGGCCTCGCCCAGTTCGCGACGACCTTCCTCATCGCCTGGCTGTACTCCCGGCACGCCGCCTCGAAGCTCGACCCCAAGGGTGCGGCGATCAAGGCGCGAATGGAGGCCGGCGAATGA